TATCCTGGTCGTAAATTCCACAACGCAAAACCGGCGCGCCAACGAAAAACCAAGTCCGAGCACTGGCTTGCCGTTTACAGATCCCGGTTTGGCTTAGACTTCGCCACATTGAAATGAATGGATGCGAATATGGATAATCAATCCGCCTCATCTTGCTCCATCCGCGATATGGATGCTTCGGTTGGCGATAGAGTTGGAGCATCGAAGGAGAAAAGTCCGGCGGACCTTTTCATTTTTTCTCTCGGCGCTCAATCCTTTGCGTTCTCGATGAATCGCTTAATCAAGGTGGTCCCAGCGCGAACTCTCGTGCCGACGCTCGGAAGTACGGAATCGCTTGTCGGCGCGATTCGGGTTTTCGGCGAGTCCATCCCTGTGGTCAGCATGCGTCATTACTTGGGATTTCCTGAAAGTGGAATAGACCCCCTCGCCCAAATCCTCTTGATGAGCGCAAGGAATAGTATCATCGGCTTGCTTGTGGATCGCATCTATTCAGTCGCGTATCAACCTGAGAAATCCAAATGCAATCACTATCCACCCGGCACCATCGTTTCCACTCCATCCGGACCCGCGCTCATC
This genomic interval from Chloroflexota bacterium contains the following:
- a CDS encoding chemotaxis protein CheW gives rise to the protein MDNQSASSCSIRDMDASVGDRVGASKEKSPADLFIFSLGAQSFAFSMNRLIKVVPARTLVPTLGSTESLVGAIRVFGESIPVVSMRHYLGFPESGIDPLAQILLMSARNSIIGLLVDRIYSVAYQPEKSKCNHYPPGTIVSTPSGPALILDFEHLFSDDRLQEMMQGVRDVTPIPGVQRTFTTKLTDGNSGRDAMPGSSADGVTGKKSR